The following are encoded in a window of Castanea sativa cultivar Marrone di Chiusa Pesio chromosome 5, ASM4071231v1 genomic DNA:
- the LOC142633797 gene encoding receptor-like protein EIX1 gives MGASFVAHVLFLLWFFATTFSFFLKAESNVSCNEKDKQALLNFKKGLSDPSKMLSSWSDQEDCSEWHGVVYDNKTGRVTELDLFGLNLGGEISGSLLQLEHLNYLGLRANEFNRTPIPTFLGSMASLTKLDLSYSNFSGHIPHQLGNLSNLRYLDLSGNYYLYADNFHWMSNLSSIQRLDLSQTKHQSEVGWLQIMSTLPSLSTLIASDCELVNLNPPLGFVNFTSLQVLDLSHNLFSHEIPNWFSNLTTSLLHLDLGSNSLRGEIPPSIFNILKLESLLLYSNKLIGKIPELLGQLKHLTYLNVKGNSLSGPIPSSIGNLSYFSDLDLSDNQLNGTIPKTLGLLSNLRSLYVANNFLTGTVDEEHFTKLSELKELDISHTHLFFNVKSNWVPPFQLTYIQMSSCKIGPNFPMWLQTQRFAFELHLSRSEIADKAPGWFWNWTARSEIIDLSDNQIEGDVSDIVLNSLFINLRSNHLKGQMPQLSASVMELYIANNSFSGPISSFMCQKKNRENQLLVLDVSNNLLTGALPHCWKYWQSLTHLDLGSNDISGRIPYSMGSLVALQSLHLQNNRISGHIPSSLKKCSNLSLIDIGGNPLSVAIPPWIGEMTNLTILRLCSNGFKGHIPVQICQLSSLIVLDLANNSLSGHIPNCLKNIRAMTIPTPRFKAQYSYYYMQGQFNQTYLENLKLVPKGMELEYEENLGFVKMIDLSSNNLSGSIPSEILVLSELCFLNLSRNQLIGKIPEKIGIMKKLESIDLSQNNLSGEIPLSLSSLTFLSHLNLSYNNLSGKIPLGAQLQTFDALSYIGNPQLCGNPLPRNCTVGEESQNRRAIGKTEEDSNNSNFYIGMGVGFAVGFWAVCGVLFFNRTWRHAYFKFFDDMKDWVYVTTVLNMNWLLEKLRSCHL, from the coding sequence ATGGGTGCCTCTTTTGTTGCTCATGTGCTTTTTTTGCTATGGTTTTTTGCTACAACATTCAGCTTCTTCCTCAAAGCAGAGTCAAATGTCTCTTGCaatgaaaaagacaaacaaGCACTTCTAAACTTCAAAAAAGGTCTCAGTGATCCTTCGAAAATGCTCTCATCCTGGTCTGACCAAGAAGATTGCTCTGAATGGCACGGAGTTGTCTATGACAACAAAACTGGCCGAGTCACTGAGCTTGACCTCTTTGGTTTGAATTTAGGAGGTGAGATTAGTGGTTCGTTGCTCCAATTAGAACATTTGAATTACTTGGGTTTGAGGGCCAATGAATTTAATCGTACCCCTATCCCAACTTTTCTTGGTTCAATGGCTAGTCTGACAAAGCTTGACCTCAGTTATTCTAACTTCTCTGGACACATTCCTCATCAGCTTGGTAACCTTTCAAACCTTCGTTATCTGGATCTTTCAGGTAATTATTATCTATATGCAGATAACTTTCATTGGATGTCTAATCTCTCTTCCATTCAACGGCTTGACTTGAGCCAAACCAAACATCAATCAGAAGTTGGTTGGCTTCAAATAATGAGTACGTTACCATCTCTTTCGACACTAATCGCGTCAGATTGTGAACTTGTTAATCTGAATCCACCTCTTGGATTTGTCAATTTCACATCTCTTCAAGTCCTTGATCTCTCTCATAATCTTTTCAGTCATGAGATACCTAATTGGTTCTCTAATCTCACTACGAGTCTCTTGCATCTTGACCTGGGCAGCAATTCTCTAAGAGGTGAGATACCACCGAGCATTTTCAATATACTGAAATTAGAATCTTTACTGTTGTATTCCAATAAGCTAATTGGAAAAATTCCAGAGTTGTTAGGCCAGCTTAAACATCTAACATATCTCAATGTGAAAGGTAATTCTCTTAGTGGTCCAATTCCTTCTTCCATTGGgaatttatcttatttttcagACTTAGATCTCTCTGATAATCAGTTGAATGGTACCATTCCAAAAACTCTTGGGCTTCTCTCAAATTTAAGGAGTTTATATGTCGCAAATAATTTCTTAACAGGGACAGTAGACGAAGAGCATTTTACTAAACTCTCAGAATTAAAGGAACTAGATATCTCTCATACACATTTGTTCTTTAATGTGAAATCCAATTGGGTCCCTCCTTTTCAACTTACATATATCCAAATGAGCTCTTGCAAGATAGGTCCCAACTTTCCAATGTGGCTACAAACACAAAGATTCGCTTTTGAGTTACACTTGTCCAGGTCAGAAATTGCAGACAAGGCACCAGGTTGGTTCTGGAATTGGACTGCACGCAGTGAAATAATCGATCTCTCTGACAACCAAATAGAAGGGGATGTATCGGACATTGTGCTGAATTCTCTTTTCATAAATCTAAGATCTAATCATTTAAAAGGTCAAATGCCACAATTGTCAGCAAGTGTCATGGAGCTATATATAGCTAACAACTCATTTTCTGGGCCAATTTCCTCTTTCATGTGCCAAAAGAAGAATAGAGAGAATCAATTACTGGTTTTAGATGTATCAAATAATCTCTTAACAGGTGCACTTCCTCACTGCTGGAAGTATTGGCAATCTTTGACCCATCTAGACTTGGGAAGCAATGATATATCGGGCAGAATTCCATACTCCATGGGCTCTTTAGTTGCACTCCAATCACTGCATTTGCAAAACAATAGAATCTCAGGACATATACCTTCATCATTGAAGAAGTGCTCAAATTTGAGTCTTATTGATATAGGTGGGAATCCTTTGTCAGTGGCCATACCACCATGGATTGGAGAAATGACAAATCTTACGATTCTCCGATTATGTTCCAATGGATTCAAGGGTCATATACCTGTACAAATATGTCAACTTTCTTCTCTTATAGTATTGGATCTTGCCAATAATAGCCTTTCGGGACACATACCAAATTGCTTGAAAAATATCAGGGCCATGACAATACCTACACCTAGATTTAAAGCTCAATATTCTTACTATTATATGCAAGGCCAATTTAATCAAACCTATCTTGAGAATCTCAAGTTGGTTCCCAAAGGGATGGAACTAGAATATGAAGAAAACCTTGGCTTTGTTAAGATGATAGATCTTTCAAGTAATAACTTGTCTGGATCAATCCCTTCAGAAATTTTAGTTCTTTCCGAATTGTGTTTTTTGAACTTGTCACGAAATCAATTGATAGGAAAGATACCAGAAAAAATCGGGATCATGAAAAAGTTAGAGTCTATTGATCTCTCACAAAATAATCTATCAGGTGAAATTCCTTTAAGCTTGTCTAGTTTGACATTTCTTAGTCACTTGAACTTGTCATACAACAACTTGTCAGGCAAAATTCCATTAGGCGCCCAGCTTCAAACTTTTGATGCACTCAGCTACATTGGCAATCCTCAACTTTGTGGTAATCCACTTCCAAGAAACTGCACAGTTGGGGAAGAATCTCAAAATAGGAGAGCAATTGGAAAAACTGAAGAGGACTCTAATAATTCCAACTTCTACATTGGTATGGGAGTTGGATTTGCGGTTGGTTTTTGGGCAGTTTGTGGAGTTCTCTTCTTCAACAGGACCTGGAGGCATGCTTATTTCAAATTCTTCGATGACATGAAGGATTGGGTTTATGTGACTACTGTGCTAAACATGAATTGGTTGCTGGAAAAGCTAAGAAGCTGCCACCTTTAG